The genomic segment TAGCAGATGGGGAAACCCTGCCAAGTCCAAGTTTGAGTGGCGGTTTCATTGGTAGAAGCAGAAGGGGTCATAGCAATTTTAGATTTTGGATCGATCGTGCCAAGCGAGTTCACAGGCAGTTTTCCTCTCGCTGCTTCTATTGTGACAATAGCGCTAGTGCAGCGCGGCAGAAATAACCCACCAGTTCATAAGTAGTCAAATGCCTTACACTCAAAGGATTTTTGAATGAGTGAATGAGTGAATGAGTGACTTTTGCGTAGCGGCCTAGTCCCTAGATTTTTTTTCTTTTGACTTAGGACTTTTGACTTTTGTAGCCCCCTCAAAAAGAGTTTTATGGAACAAACCAGCACTCGTATTGGCAGCTATGCTCCGGATTTTGAACTGCCGGGTACTGATGGCGAGGTTCACCACTTAGCCCGCTATCTGGAAAAGAACCGAGCAATAGGCGTTATTTTCATGTGCAATCACTGTCCTTTTGTGAGGTTATATGTAGAGCGTCTCAAAAAAATTCAGGCAGACTTTCACAATGAAGGTTTTACCCTCATGGGGATTAATCCCAACGATGCGATCCAATCTCCTGAAGATAGCTTCGAGAATATGAAAAACTTCGCGGCTACCCATGAGCTTAACTTCCCTTACCTGCGCGATCCGACGCAGGATGTGGCTCGCGGCTTTGGTGCCCAAATAACACCGGAGGTTTTCCTATTAGATCGTGAGAGCGTTCTGCGTTACTGTGGCGGTATTGACGATCGTCCCGAAACACCAGAGTTGGCGCAGGTATTTCATTTGCGGAATGCTGTAGCCCAGCTGATGAAGGGCGAAACGGTAACTCCAACCCACACTGAAGCTCAAGGCTGCTCTTTGAAGTGGCGATAATGGACACATAAAGCCCCTTCTGCTGCTATCTTAAGTTGGAGGCAAATTCAGTTGAGCAAATAGTAATTTCATGGGGACAGCGTACCAACGGGTTTTGCTGAAGCTGAGCGGTGAAGCCTTAATGGGCAACCTCGGCTACGGAATCGATCCAGCAGTGGTTCAGGAAATCGCTTCTGAAGTCGCGGAGGTGATTGCTAGCGGCGTTCAGATAGCGATTGTCGTGGGTGGCGGAAACATTTTTCGGGGCGTCAAGGGGGCGGCAAGGGGAATGGATCGGGCTACGGCAGACTATATTGGCATGATCGCCACGGTGATGAATGCCATGACGTTGCAGGATGCTCTGGAGCGATCGGGAGTTCCGACTCGCGTGCAAACTGCGATCGCAATGCAAGAAGTGGCGGAACCCTACATCCGGCGTCGCGCCATTCGTCACCTGGAAAAAGGACGAGTGGTGATTTTTGGCGCTGGTTCTGGCAATCCTTTCTTTACAACGGACACCACAGCTGCTCTGCGGGCAGCTGAAATCAGCGCTGATGTTATTTTTAAGGCGACTAAAGTGGATGGTATTTACGATTCAGATCCGCTTCTGAATCCTCATGCCAAACGCTACCAAAGCCTTAACTACGCGCACGTTTTGGCTGCCGATCTGCGGGTAATGGATAGTACCGCGATCGCTCTTTGCAAAGAGAACAATATCCCAATTATGGTTTTTGACCTCACTGTGAGGGGTAACATCCGTCGAGCTGTGATGGGAGAACATATAGGAACGGTAGTCGGAGATTTATATGAAGTTAGCTGAAGCTGAAACTAAAATGCAAAAAGCAGTTGAATCTACTCAACAGGCTTTTAATACCATCCGCACCGGCAGAGCCAGCACTTCTCTGCTCGATAAAGTGGTGGTAGATTACTACGGTGCCCAAACATCTCTGAAATCCCTCGCGAACATTAATACACCGGATTCAACTACGATTACGGTTCAACCATACGATCGCAGTAGCTTAAATTTGATTGAGAAAGCGATTTCGCTCTCGGATATCGGTTTAACTCCTAACAACGATGGCTCAACAATCAGGTTGAATATTCCGCCGCTGACGAGCGATCGA from the Argonema galeatum A003/A1 genome contains:
- the pyrH gene encoding UMP kinase, with the translated sequence MGTAYQRVLLKLSGEALMGNLGYGIDPAVVQEIASEVAEVIASGVQIAIVVGGGNIFRGVKGAARGMDRATADYIGMIATVMNAMTLQDALERSGVPTRVQTAIAMQEVAEPYIRRRAIRHLEKGRVVIFGAGSGNPFFTTDTTAALRAAEISADVIFKATKVDGIYDSDPLLNPHAKRYQSLNYAHVLAADLRVMDSTAIALCKENNIPIMVFDLTVRGNIRRAVMGEHIGTVVGDLYEVS
- the frr gene encoding ribosome recycling factor, producing MKLAEAETKMQKAVESTQQAFNTIRTGRASTSLLDKVVVDYYGAQTSLKSLANINTPDSTTITVQPYDRSSLNLIEKAISLSDIGLTPNNDGSTIRLNIPPLTSDRRKEFVKIAAKYAEEGKVSIRNIRRDVVDSIRKQEKNAEISEDEAKDLQDQIQKMTDKYINKVETLLAEKEKDITTV
- a CDS encoding thioredoxin family protein, translated to MEQTSTRIGSYAPDFELPGTDGEVHHLARYLEKNRAIGVIFMCNHCPFVRLYVERLKKIQADFHNEGFTLMGINPNDAIQSPEDSFENMKNFAATHELNFPYLRDPTQDVARGFGAQITPEVFLLDRESVLRYCGGIDDRPETPELAQVFHLRNAVAQLMKGETVTPTHTEAQGCSLKWR